The sequence TTTCATCTACATCCGGTGGATAGAAGATTTGTCGAATTAAACCTTCATCCCACTCCTGATTGTTTGGTGACACCAGGTCAGCTACCCATTTCAGACGTGTCCTTGTTCGTTTTCCAGTTACTCTCAGCTGGTGATCCCTAGGAATCCAATTATCCCGCCAAATATGCACATGGTCACCCTTTCCAATTCGCCAGATTATTCCTTTCTGTAACAATTCCAAACCATGGCATATGCCTCTCCACACTTCCGAGGAGTCAGTGGGGAATACTGTATCAGTTAAATGGCCATTGGGAAAATACCTTGCTTTCATCAACTTGGCACAGAGGCTATTAGGGAATTGAATTAGACACTACGCTTGTCTTGCTAGAAGAGCTTGGTTAAAGATTTTCAAGTCCTTAAAGCCAATTCCTCCCTTACTCTTTGGTTTAATAAGCTGCTGCCAGGATGTCCAATGCGTTTTTCTCCGGTTCTTTTCTTCCCCCCACCAGAATTTCCTGATCATCTTCATATAGTCCTCACAGAAACCAGATGGCAATTTAAACACACTCATCACAAATGTAGGGAGAGCTTGTATCACATGCAAAATTTGAACTTCAGGATATGTGGATACGtctactctctctctcaaagGAAGCCCTCAATCTTTTTGTCATGAATAGTGACAATAACAATGACAATGGACCACCACTTGATAGTTGAACACAaaatccaaacattttttttcttattgagagggagagaaaaggacacaagcatatatgttttcagcCTTCAGTGCACTGTCACTTGcagttcctttttttaattctgtcACTCTTTTAAATTCTGTCACTTGCAGCCCACAACTCTCTTATAAAGACAAAACTGATGTTTATCCATTGTTCAGATAAGAGTATCTGTGTACTGATTATTGCCTTTGTGGAGTCATTTTATACCTGCGGCTGAAAAGACCATACATATGGCAATGAAATTCTGTACATTCTCTATCATCCAAGAAATTTTCATCTTCCAGGTAGGTTCTAGATCAGATTTTAATCTGTCAAGATTTTTCATCAGGTACATATATGAAACATAACTCACTAGAATCACCAAGTACAGCCATGGACAGAGTGATAAACAAGTGAAGAGTGTATGCACCTCTTGTACCAAATATTCAGATCTGGACAAATAACACAATGGACCAGTATTCAAGTAGGATAATTTCGCGGTAGCTTTTCATTGTCCTGAAAGTAAAACCATAATTTTGCTGTAGCTTTTCATGCTCCTGGAAGTAAAAACCATCAAATTCTCATTTACTTCTAACAACAAAAGTTTGGTGAAATACAATAAACTACCAGTAAAATTTCTGCAACTGTTTTTATATTTACAACACCATCAAAGGTGGAAAAAGGAGGAAGTAAGCTCCAGAGATATCTACAAGATGGAGACGAAGAGATACACCGAGCTCAGAACAGCACACTGTTCTTGCGAAAACCGTTAGATGTATAGCCTTCAGTTCTCAACTTATCTGATATTGGAGAAGATTCAATGGTTCAAGAAGATAATAGGTGTCTCAACTGAAGCAAGTGTTCCTCATTTGTGATGTTAAGCGAAAGGCGCAGATTTGTCAGAAGTGACTCTTGCTCCCATGTCAGTGGTCCCAATGCATAGAAAGCTCTCACTGTTGATTGATATGCTTGTAGCTCCAGCTCATGGACATCCATTTTGAAATCACAGCCATGGACATTGTCACTCTCCTGCCTAAGCATGGATGGACATGAAGACATGGCATCATCAGGGAAGCTGTTCCTGACTCCGACAGATTGTGTGTCAGTGTTCATAGAGTGTTCTGAGAAATTCACACTACAACTAGCCACAGAACACTCGTTTTCTTCTCTAACTTGAAGAGGCATTTGGGATGGTGGACGAACTATGCTGTCTGGTTTTCTCTTTGTTAAGTTGTTCTTGGCAAGATCATTGTATCTTTCACTAGAAGGCCTACAAAAGAGATCTCTGTGGATGTCATTCTTTGCAGACACTTTCAGAGGCTGTGGTTTCCTGGTTTGCCGATGAACTTCATGTGCATCTACTCTCCTTTTCTTGCTTGCTCCTGGAATTGAATCATCtggtggcatcctagtcagttCTAATTTTTTCTTCACATTTCTTGCACTAGAGGAAGGACAGAGATTGATCGCTTTGTGCCTCTTAGTGATGTGATCATTAGCTTCATTGGAGTGATGATCCTCTTCCATCACCATTTTTGAGTGATGAAATGTTTGATCAACATGTTGGGTCTGTTTTTCACTCTGCTCTCTGACCTGAAAAGGGGGCAATGACTTTTTAATTACCATGTCAATGAAATGCTTGCTGAAAAACATGAGTGAAACTAGAGAGGTGAACAAAATTTCAGTCATTTCACAAAATTTGCAATAATTACACCCAACTAGTAATGAAATATAGTACTTGAGCATGCCATGTTATACTACTGATGTCAAATAAGTTCGTCTGCTGTCGTATCAATCTTGTAGCCAAATGCTTATTGGAAACAAATCACACTAGCGGAAGCAATAACAAGCTTTACAGATTTTCAATAAAGAATCTAAATCATCAGTTGAAGTTCAAATACACTCAATGGAGTCTTTTGCAAATTCGACAAACATACTAACATAATCTCTTCATAAGAACTCCAAAGAATCcactaataatcatatatgcacTACTACAAAGCACAAACATGGAAGAACATGAGCTAACCACACAACGAATTGAAGTACTGAAACGACTAGCTACTGTAATAAAGAGTAACGCGTGGGAATCAGTACTCACTTTGTCTATTACAGCTGACTGCTTGCCATGATAGGCATGTGGAAACCTCAAGCAAGATATGTGGAATTCTCTCATTTGCATGCAACCTGTTACCCTGATGACGAAATAGTCATCCTTCAGCACCTTTGCAATCTTCCCAAGCCTCCACGAATTACGATCCAAAACCTCAGTTATGTCACCAAGAACCCATCTGCCTTTTCTCATACCAACTGGCCGATGCGTCCTAACATCATCCTTCTTCACTGCAGGCATCCCTTCAGCAGCAAAGTTTAGATTGCTATCCCTAAAGTTATGTAGCCTTGTACCTTTTAGTTTCATCATCTCTCACTAAGAACCTGACCCTGCTTACAAAAGGCAGACCATTAGGAAAGTAAAAGTAAGCACTTGCACTACTGAAAGAATAAGAAAACATGAATGGATAAGAAAACAAAGATGTCATTTTGTCAAAGTATATATAACTGTATTTCTAGGTAAAGCATACAAGTGGGATAAAGACACTGTCATTGATTAAATCACTCCAAAGATCTgctaaattttatttaaagaaGAAATCTAGGAGACCTTACAGTCACCGAATAAAAGAACTACCCTGGAGGTATAGTGCTGAGTCCAATCAGATTAGTTTGCAAGGTACCCCACTAACTTGTAACATCATTTGTTGAGGCCATAGAACAACGACGGAAGCAACGCAGCGCTCATTGAATCAGGCAACACAATATAGAACAAAAGGTATGGGTGCACAGTTCTAGCATCTTGATGTGAAAGTACGCAAGTAAATTGACCAAAGTCCAACAAAATGCACCAGATTCTCAGTTGGGGTTGTGTTAAACATTCAAGAGTTGACATGAACTACAAAAGTATTTCATTAAGTATGGTTCGTGGACAACTGGTACACTATCAGAAGCAAGATATTGTCCCTTATTCGGAGATGCGTTCACAAAACTACTTAATGAACAGAGCAAATCCAGAACGAACAATATCAGAATCTGGACCGACTTCTTTTTCCCTTCCATTTTTAGCAATCAAACGGAATCGGACCAACTTCTACAGCTCAAAGTTGGAAGCTGAACAAAGGGGGAGCAGATGACTAAACTGCAGGACTGTCACTTATGCATCATTTAAGCTTCACAAGTCCAGGACTCCAGGTACAATCTATACTATAAGAGCTTCCAGTTTCCATGCTCTGAGCAGCCATGGCTTGTTTCCTTAGTACAAAAGGAGGCCTAAGAAAAGCCCCTAAATCAACTAGACATTCTACCTAAGCCGTTAATTAACCGTGTGAAAGGATTCACTCCCTATGACCCTATCTACTGCATTTTAACCAAAATTACCTAGACCATGATTCAGACAAATTGGCTAtccttctgaattctgattttGAGCCAAGAACTAGGAACATCTTATGATATCCAGAAGTACATTCATGGAAGAATCCCCAGAAAATGGTAGTAACTTTTTTCCTAGGAAAAGTCAAACCTCttctaatctttttt is a genomic window of Oryza glaberrima chromosome 7, OglaRS2, whole genome shotgun sequence containing:
- the LOC127778386 gene encoding uncharacterized protein LOC127778386, whose product is MMKLKGTRLHNFRDSNLNFAAEGMPAVKKDDVRTHRPVGMRKGRWVLGDITEVLDRNSWRLGKIAKVLKDDYFVIRVTGCMQMREFHISCLRFPHAYHGKQSAVIDKVREQSEKQTQHVDQTFHHSKMVMEEDHHSNEANDHITKRHKAINLCPSSSARNVKKKLELTRMPPDDSIPGASKKRRVDAHEVHRQTRKPQPLKVSAKNDIHRDLFCRPSSERYNDLAKNNLTKRKPDSIVRPPSQMPLQVREENECSVASCSVNFSEHSMNTDTQSVGVRNSFPDDAMSSCPSMLRQESDNVHGCDFKMDVHELELQAYQSTVRAFYALGPLTWEQESLLTNLRLSLNITNEEHLLQLRHLLSS